In one Zobellia galactanivorans genomic region, the following are encoded:
- a CDS encoding sulfatase family protein, whose amino-acid sequence MRCKKNNVLYALLLLIAFSSCKEEKAVITEKKPNIIYIMADDHTTQGFGIYGSRLASLNPTPTLDKIAKEGMIFDNCFVSNSICTPSRAAIMTGQNSQMNGVLDLDGRLEPARQFLPIEMKKLGYQTAIVGKWHLKEEPAAFDYYQVLPGQGKYFDPEFRVRGDKPWPNNTVKTKGHSSDMVTDITLDWLKTKRDPNKPFFLVHQFKAPHDDFENAPRYESYLADTFIPEPESLYERGNNGSIATRGKNDSLTRIIGSSVSHRNLIRNQAMNIYVDSSIHRAYRDADKIRPEEYVKWEMDDEERKYTSKVYQDYVKKYLRCVKGVDDNVKRLMDYLEAEGLMDNTIIVYTGDQGFMLGEHDFIDKRWMYEESMRMPFFVRYPEKIKAGSRTDAIINNTDFAPTLIELAGGSTPDYMQGKSFKTILETGKEPEDWQKSTYYRYWMHMAHRHQNPAHFGVRTKEYKLIFFYGKYYVDTSDPNAEWDRENWGNDFDTDTPAAWEFYDLKKDPKEMNNAYKDPAYAEVIADLKKELLRLREDLNETDEKYPHIQKVIDAHWND is encoded by the coding sequence ATGCGCTGCAAAAAAAACAATGTGCTGTACGCCCTGTTACTGTTGATAGCGTTTTCTTCCTGTAAAGAGGAGAAGGCGGTAATCACCGAAAAAAAACCGAATATTATCTACATTATGGCCGATGACCATACTACCCAAGGTTTTGGTATTTACGGTAGCCGACTGGCCAGTTTAAATCCTACGCCCACCTTGGATAAGATTGCCAAGGAAGGGATGATCTTTGACAATTGCTTTGTTAGCAACTCGATATGTACCCCTAGTCGTGCCGCCATTATGACCGGTCAGAATTCCCAAATGAACGGGGTTCTCGATCTAGATGGCCGTCTTGAGCCTGCCCGTCAATTTTTGCCTATTGAAATGAAGAAATTGGGCTACCAAACGGCAATCGTAGGGAAGTGGCATTTAAAGGAAGAGCCTGCAGCTTTTGACTATTATCAAGTGTTGCCAGGGCAAGGAAAGTATTTTGATCCTGAATTTAGGGTTCGAGGTGATAAGCCGTGGCCCAACAACACGGTTAAAACAAAAGGACACTCTTCCGACATGGTCACCGATATTACCTTAGATTGGTTGAAGACCAAGAGGGATCCGAACAAACCTTTCTTTTTGGTGCATCAGTTTAAGGCTCCCCACGACGATTTTGAGAACGCCCCTCGCTATGAATCGTATTTGGCAGACACTTTTATTCCTGAACCGGAAAGTCTTTATGAAAGGGGTAACAATGGTTCCATTGCTACTCGTGGTAAAAACGATTCCTTAACTCGAATAATAGGTTCGTCAGTATCCCATAGGAACTTGATCCGTAATCAGGCGATGAACATTTATGTAGATAGTTCTATTCACCGTGCTTACCGTGATGCCGATAAAATTCGTCCTGAAGAGTACGTAAAGTGGGAGATGGACGATGAAGAGCGAAAATATACCAGTAAGGTTTACCAAGATTACGTGAAGAAGTATTTACGCTGTGTAAAAGGTGTTGATGATAACGTAAAGCGTTTAATGGACTATTTGGAGGCCGAAGGACTTATGGACAATACTATTATCGTGTATACGGGCGATCAAGGTTTTATGCTCGGGGAACATGATTTTATTGATAAAAGATGGATGTACGAAGAGTCTATGCGTATGCCTTTCTTTGTGAGATACCCTGAGAAGATTAAAGCGGGAAGCCGAACGGATGCCATTATCAACAATACCGATTTTGCACCGACCCTAATTGAATTGGCAGGGGGAAGTACACCTGACTATATGCAGGGAAAAAGCTTTAAAACTATATTGGAAACGGGGAAAGAGCCCGAAGATTGGCAAAAATCGACCTATTACCGGTATTGGATGCATATGGCCCACCGCCATCAGAACCCGGCCCACTTTGGGGTGCGCACCAAAGAGTACAAGTTGATATTCTTCTATGGAAAATACTACGTTGATACGAGTGACCCAAATGCTGAATGGGATAGGGAGAACTGGGGCAACGATTTTGATACGGATACCCCTGCGGCATGGGAATTTTACGACTTGAAGAAAGATCCCAAGGAGATGAACAATGCCTACAAAGACCCTGCTTATGCAGAGGTTATTGCAGACTTAAAGAAAGAACTGTTGAGGCTTCGT